Part of the Deltaproteobacteria bacterium genome is shown below.
CGACGGAAAAGGCCGGCGAATCCGCAAAAGCGTTGCATCACCGTCCGGGAAGGCCGCGTCCAGGGAATCGAGGGACCGCCCAAGACGATGTCTTCCTACGGGATGGCCCTTGTCCAACCATCCGCCATCAGCCACTGGTCCGCCTTGAGCTACCACGGCCTCACCGAGCAGACGCCCCGGCATGTGTTTGTCCTGACCCCCGCGCGATCGGTACCGCGTTTGCGGGGGGAGAAGAAGCGTGCTGATCCCGGATATCCGGTGGGCAACACGATCTACCGATTCGTGCAGGTCAAGCCGGAGCGCTTCTTCGGAATCGATGAGGTTTGGGTCAACGAGGCCCGGATCAAGATCACGGACCCTGAGCGGACGCTCATCGACGGAATTACGGCGCCCCAATATTGCGGCGACTTCTCCGAGGTTCTCCATGCTTTCGAGGTACGCGGGCCGAAGCTCGACCTGGATCGAATCATCGGATATGCGCTGAAGCTGGATGCCGCCACAGCGAAGCGGCTTGGGTGGGTCCTGGAGAATCGAGGGGTGAAGTCGTCCCGTTTAAAGGAGCTCCAGGCGGTTCCGATCAAGGGATACCGCGTCCTCGATCCGACAGGCCCTCGACGCGGCCCCTGTTATCGCCGATGGATGATCCAGGTAAACCTTCCCGCGTTGACGTCTTGACGTCAAGCCTTCCGGCGCGCCGAACAAAACGCCGGGGGCGGAACGTCTTGAACTTGTTCCCCGAACGGGGTACACTGTCCGTCAAGAAACGCGGGGAGGTGGAGGCATGAAAACGGCGACGATCAGGGCACGCACGGAGCCGGGACTCAAGGCGGACGCAGAGCGGGTATTTCGCAAACTCGGAATCTCAAGTTCCGAGGCGATCAATCTTTTTTACTCACAGGTCCGGCTTCGCAAGGGTCTCCCCTTCCCCGTGGAGATTCCGAACGCCGTGACGCGCCAGACGTTCGAGAAGACCGACCGGGGCGCAGACCTGCATGATTACCCGAGTCTCGACGACTTCTTCAAGAAGATGGGCGCCTGATGCTGGCATTAATGATCATGAGTCCAGCGAAACGTCAATTCGACGTATATTGACATTTCGTTGACATATAGAGATCCGCGCCATTATCTACTGGAACCCGTAGAGGCGAAATGTGAAACTTCCCGAGCCCGCACCCGACTGGCGAGAAGTCCTCGCCCGAAATCCCGAAAAACTGATTTCCCTGCTGACCTCCGGGGAAGCGCGGGAATGCGCCGAAAAGGCCAATCTCGATTATCTGCATTGGGAAAAGGCCAAGTACCTGAACGTTCCCCCGTCGATATCCCCGGAGGAACTTTGGTGCCTGGTCAAATTGTCCCGCACGCCGAACGTCAAATCGATTCCGCTGCTGGATACCCAAAGGAGGCCGTTCGGATTCTGGCTCCCCGACCCGGTGCTCAAGGAACTGCACTTCATCGACCAGAACGCCGGCGGCAGCATCCTCGTGGACAACCCGGAACTCTCCTCCGAGGCCAGAGAGCGGTACCTGATCAGTTCCCTGATGGAGGAGGCGATCGCTTCCAGCCAGATCGAAGGGGCGACTACGACACGGAAGGTGGCCAAGGAAATGTTGCGCGAGGGACGGCCACCGAAGAACAAAGCGGAAAAGATGATCCTGAACAACTATCACACGATCCGGAAGATCAAGTCATTCCTTGGCCAACCCCTCTCGACCGATATCCTCCATGCACTCCACAGATCGTTGACAGAAGGAACATTGGACGATCCATCCGCGGCAGGTCGATTCCGGACCGAGAAGGATTCAATCATCGTGGTGGACGAAAGCGACGGACAAACATTGCACGTGCCACCGCCAGCTCGGGAATTTCCCCAACGGATGGAAAAGTTCCTGGCATTTGCCAACGACAAGGGCACCGAGCCGTTCATGCATCCGGTGGTCCGGGCCATCCTGCTCCATTTCTGGCTCGCCTATGAACATCCGTATGTGGATGGCAATGGGAGAACCGCCAGGGCGGTCTTCTACTGGTATATGCTGGCGCATAACTACTGGCTGTTCGAGTACCTCAGCGTTTCGAGAATCATACTGAAATCGGTCAGGCAATACGGAAGAGCGTATTTATACGCCGAGCACGAAGACCGCGACGCCACCTATTTCCTTGTCTACCATTTGAAGGCGATCCACTTGGCCTTGGAGGAGTTGCACCACTATCTGGCCCGCAAACAGAAAGAGATGCGGAAAGCGACCACGCTGCTACGAAACATCCCCGACCTGAATGATCGACAACTGGCCCTTCTCCAACACGCCCTGAAACATCCGGACGCGGCATATACCATCGAATCCCACAAGAACTGCCACAACGTCGTCCGGGCCACCGCGAGAGCGGATTTATTCGATCTTGTCGAGCGAGGATATTTGAACAGGGGGAAGCAAGGCAGGCGATATAATTTTCGAGCCGTGCCCGGTATGGCGGAAAAACTGAACCTGTCGCCGAAACCAAGGCCCTGAAGGACATTCTCAAAGTTCGTGATGCGACGCCGACTGCTTCAAGCACCGCAACAAGATCGGGCTTGATGTCGCCCTGGAAGCCCTCCTGTGGCCCGGCGACCTGTGGTCGACACGGCGCCCTCCTGGCCCCTGGATCGCCGGG
Proteins encoded:
- a CDS encoding type II toxin-antitoxin system RelB/DinJ family antitoxin — protein: MKTATIRARTEPGLKADAERVFRKLGISSSEAINLFYSQVRLRKGLPFPVEIPNAVTRQTFEKTDRGADLHDYPSLDDFFKKMGA
- a CDS encoding Fic family protein yields the protein MKLPEPAPDWREVLARNPEKLISLLTSGEARECAEKANLDYLHWEKAKYLNVPPSISPEELWCLVKLSRTPNVKSIPLLDTQRRPFGFWLPDPVLKELHFIDQNAGGSILVDNPELSSEARERYLISSLMEEAIASSQIEGATTTRKVAKEMLREGRPPKNKAEKMILNNYHTIRKIKSFLGQPLSTDILHALHRSLTEGTLDDPSAAGRFRTEKDSIIVVDESDGQTLHVPPPAREFPQRMEKFLAFANDKGTEPFMHPVVRAILLHFWLAYEHPYVDGNGRTARAVFYWYMLAHNYWLFEYLSVSRIILKSVRQYGRAYLYAEHEDRDATYFLVYHLKAIHLALEELHHYLARKQKEMRKATTLLRNIPDLNDRQLALLQHALKHPDAAYTIESHKNCHNVVRATARADLFDLVERGYLNRGKQGRRYNFRAVPGMAEKLNLSPKPRP